One genomic window of Campylobacter curvus includes the following:
- the pepT gene encoding peptidase T: MDIVQRFLNYTKINTTTNRANGAAGIMPSNPTELELVKLIKSELEALGIKDISLDERAILIAKIPANHDKISPKIAFFAHLDTSAEQTADTKAKIVKYEGGDICLNDELGIFLKFSDNPELENYVGDDIVVTDGTSLLGADDKAAIASIVNALEYFVKNPDVKHGEVIACFVPDEEQGLRGAKALDASKLGADFGYCLDCCEIGEFIYENWNAGDCVLTFKGVSAHPMNAKGKLVNSLLMAHKFISLLPGGEAPEYTEGKEGYFWVKELSGNSAKTILKLDIREFDEQKYKERMQFLQNLADGLNVVWDGRIEITLNDRYKNVYSFLKDESAPAIVLAKQAFKNLDIAPKIKPMRGGYDGAVISSKGVPTPNIFTGGHNFHSIYEYLPVRSLRAASEVIKEIVKLAAKG, from the coding sequence ATGGATATAGTGCAGAGATTTTTAAACTACACCAAGATAAACACGACCACAAACAGAGCTAACGGCGCAGCAGGTATCATGCCGTCAAACCCTACCGAGCTCGAGCTGGTCAAACTCATAAAAAGCGAGCTGGAAGCGCTTGGCATAAAAGATATCAGCCTCGATGAAAGAGCGATATTGATCGCCAAAATCCCGGCAAATCACGATAAAATTTCGCCCAAGATCGCCTTTTTCGCACATCTTGATACGAGCGCAGAGCAAACAGCCGACACGAAAGCCAAGATCGTAAAATACGAGGGCGGCGACATCTGCTTAAACGACGAGCTTGGAATTTTCCTAAAATTTAGTGATAATCCCGAGCTTGAAAACTATGTAGGAGACGATATCGTCGTGACTGACGGCACCAGCCTTTTAGGAGCGGACGACAAAGCCGCGATCGCCAGCATCGTAAATGCGCTTGAATATTTCGTGAAAAATCCGGACGTCAAGCATGGCGAGGTGATCGCTTGCTTCGTGCCTGACGAGGAGCAGGGTTTGCGCGGTGCAAAGGCGCTTGATGCGAGCAAGCTGGGGGCTGATTTTGGATACTGTCTGGACTGCTGCGAGATAGGCGAGTTCATCTATGAAAACTGGAACGCCGGGGACTGCGTGCTTACATTTAAAGGCGTCTCGGCTCATCCGATGAACGCCAAAGGAAAGCTCGTAAATTCGCTTTTGATGGCGCATAAATTTATCTCGCTCCTACCTGGCGGCGAAGCACCCGAATACACCGAGGGCAAGGAAGGGTATTTTTGGGTCAAGGAGCTTAGCGGAAACAGCGCGAAAACGATCCTAAAGCTTGATATAAGAGAATTTGACGAGCAAAAATACAAAGAGCGGATGCAGTTTTTGCAAAATTTAGCCGATGGCCTGAACGTCGTTTGGGACGGCCGCATCGAGATCACGCTAAATGACAGATACAAAAACGTTTATAGCTTTTTAAAAGACGAGAGTGCGCCGGCGATAGTGCTGGCTAAGCAAGCCTTTAAAAACCTCGATATCGCGCCAAAGATCAAGCCTATGCGCGGCGGATACGACGGAGCGGTGATCTCTAGCAAGGGCGTGCCTACGCCAAATATCTTTACCGGTGGGCATAACTTTCACTCCATTTACGAATACCTGCCGGTCAGATCGCTAAGAGCCGCGAGTGAGGTGATAAAAGAGATAGTAAAACTAGCCGCAAAGGGGTGA
- the pepE gene encoding dipeptidase PepE, with the protein MKNALLISASSYQDTGYLRHCKNWVKDFLGDAGKDEILFIPYAGVRRTNDEYEQKVIDRLKNKNIKSIHHYEDKKAAIKGARSICVGGGNTFMLLHDLYKFGLIEPIKEAVEKGAKYFGWSAGANIAGKTMMTTNDMPIIRPRSFKALNLFPYQINPHFISGKISGHNGESREERLEEFLIANKKDIVYALPEGTALVIKGDQAEVIGYSDILKFAYGKEISYIKSGSKFKI; encoded by the coding sequence ATGAAAAATGCTTTATTGATCAGCGCTTCAAGCTACCAAGACACCGGCTATCTGCGCCACTGCAAAAACTGGGTCAAGGACTTTTTAGGCGACGCGGGCAAGGATGAAATTTTATTTATCCCATACGCCGGAGTCAGGCGAACGAACGACGAATACGAGCAAAAGGTCATCGACCGTCTAAAAAACAAAAATATCAAATCCATACATCACTACGAGGATAAAAAGGCGGCGATAAAGGGCGCAAGAAGCATTTGCGTGGGTGGCGGCAATACCTTCATGCTACTACATGATCTTTATAAATTCGGCCTCATCGAACCTATAAAAGAGGCCGTAGAAAAGGGCGCGAAATACTTCGGCTGGTCCGCAGGAGCGAATATCGCGGGCAAGACGATGATGACTACAAACGACATGCCTATCATCAGGCCTCGCTCGTTTAAAGCGCTAAATTTATTCCCTTATCAGATCAATCCTCACTTCATCAGCGGTAAAATTTCAGGTCATAACGGCGAGAGCAGAGAGGAGAGGCTGGAGGAGTTTTTGATAGCGAACAAAAAAGATATCGTCTATGCGCTGCCAGAAGGCACGGCGCTTGTCATAAAGGGCGACCAAGCAGAGGTGATCGGATATAGCGATATTTTGAAATTCGCTTACGGCAAAGAGATCTCATACATCAAATCAGGAAGCAAATTTAAAATTTAA
- a CDS encoding argininosuccinate synthase domain-containing protein, translating to MKALALFSGGLDSMLAMKIISDQGIEVVALYMDTGFGVDEDKHAVLERRANLAGAKFKVVDMRNEYLRDVLFSPKYGYGKQFNPCIDCHGYMFKTALNMLKSEGADFIITGEVLGQRPMSQRREALFQVKRLADDENDLVLRPMCAKLLAPTKPEREGWVDREKLMAISGRDRKPQLKMAAEFGFEDYATPGGGCLLTIDSFAVKIKDYLKFDAQMRDIDVTWLKLGRHLRLKNGAKLVIGRDEADNSALEVNPNDKFNAVKFDENDDIVGARSFLSVGADDEDMRFAARLALAYTKAAKDRTYKVTIADKILEVEPVDKSAAQEFFVK from the coding sequence ATGAAGGCATTAGCGTTATTTAGTGGTGGGCTTGACAGTATGCTCGCGATGAAGATCATCAGCGATCAAGGCATCGAGGTCGTGGCGCTTTATATGGATACCGGCTTTGGCGTGGATGAGGACAAACACGCCGTTTTAGAGCGCCGGGCGAATTTAGCCGGGGCGAAATTTAAGGTCGTAGATATGCGAAACGAGTATCTACGCGATGTACTTTTTAGCCCGAAATACGGCTACGGCAAGCAGTTTAACCCCTGCATCGACTGCCACGGATATATGTTTAAGACCGCCTTAAATATGCTAAAAAGCGAGGGGGCGGACTTTATCATCACGGGCGAGGTCTTGGGGCAGCGGCCGATGAGTCAGCGTAGGGAGGCGCTATTTCAGGTCAAGCGCCTAGCAGACGATGAAAACGACCTCGTGCTTCGTCCGATGTGCGCGAAGCTCTTAGCCCCTACAAAGCCCGAGCGCGAGGGCTGGGTCGATCGCGAAAAGCTGATGGCCATAAGTGGGCGCGACAGAAAACCGCAACTAAAAATGGCGGCGGAATTTGGCTTTGAAGACTATGCGACGCCGGGCGGCGGGTGTTTGCTCACTATCGATAGCTTCGCCGTAAAGATAAAAGACTATCTGAAATTTGACGCGCAGATGCGCGATATCGACGTTACATGGCTAAAGCTGGGGCGTCATTTGCGCCTAAAAAACGGCGCAAAGTTAGTCATAGGGCGCGACGAAGCGGACAATAGCGCACTTGAAGTTAATCCAAACGATAAATTTAACGCCGTAAAATTTGATGAAAATGACGATATCGTAGGAGCTAGAAGCTTCTTAAGCGTAGGAGCTGACGATGAAGATATGCGCTTTGCCGCTCGTCTCGCGCTCGCTTATACAAAGGCCGCCAAGGACAGGACTTACAAAGTAACGATCGCAGATAAAATTTTAGAAGTAGAACCTGTCGATAAAAGCGCGGCACAGGAATTTTTCGTCAAGTAG
- the dnaG gene encoding DNA primase produces the protein MIEPKSIQKLKDQIDIVDIISHYISVRKMGANFKCICPFHDDRNPSMSISQSKQIFHCFACKAGGDAIKFVMDYEKLNYVEAIEKIAQISNFSLEYTSERNFAPKENKHILENVNAFYRSAFYKNDEAVRYIYSRGINDAMIERFELGWAGDSAQTIRLLENEKIEPSEALEVGIVKQNERGIYASFISRITFPIYNHTGRLVGFGGRTISNNPAKYVNSPQSAVFDKSKLLYGYHLAKQKIFEKKQIIITEGYLDVIMLHFAGFTNAVAVLGTALTEKHLPLLKRDDINVVLCFDGDAAGINAAIKSSHLLSLNEIDGSVVIIAGGADPADMVFAGRIKELEELFASGVELGEFYIRQIAKNYDLTRPVQKQKCLEEIEAYTKNLKNIVASSYAPLVASLLGIDMSSFSLGGVRAQNTQPNSQNFINRPIARAQKDILEISILKSMLFNENFAAIVLDTIDEKYFLHHKEGFRAILSNSGESDEILLREIELDESAMVIGDEKKLLSAIANLKIKFYENLQLHIRSSSDSDKIEKLQKIAAIINNLKFQIRNS, from the coding sequence ATGATAGAGCCAAAATCCATACAAAAGCTTAAAGATCAAATCGACATCGTAGACATCATCTCACACTACATCTCTGTGCGTAAAATGGGTGCGAATTTCAAATGCATCTGCCCGTTTCACGACGACAGGAACCCTAGTATGAGCATCAGCCAAAGCAAGCAGATCTTCCACTGCTTCGCGTGCAAGGCCGGAGGCGACGCGATAAAATTCGTGATGGATTATGAAAAGCTAAACTATGTAGAAGCTATCGAAAAGATCGCTCAAATTTCAAATTTCAGCCTCGAATACACCAGCGAGCGAAATTTCGCCCCCAAAGAGAACAAGCATATCCTTGAAAACGTGAATGCATTTTATAGAAGCGCCTTTTACAAAAACGACGAGGCGGTGCGCTACATCTACTCGCGGGGCATAAACGACGCGATGATAGAGCGCTTCGAGCTTGGCTGGGCGGGCGATAGCGCGCAGACTATAAGGCTACTGGAAAACGAAAAGATCGAGCCGTCCGAGGCGCTGGAGGTCGGCATCGTAAAGCAAAACGAACGCGGAATTTACGCGAGCTTCATCAGTCGCATAACCTTTCCTATCTATAATCACACGGGAAGGCTCGTGGGATTTGGCGGACGCACGATCTCGAACAATCCCGCAAAATATGTAAATTCTCCCCAAAGTGCGGTCTTTGACAAGTCAAAGTTGCTTTACGGCTATCATTTGGCGAAACAAAAAATTTTCGAGAAAAAGCAGATCATCATCACCGAGGGCTATCTTGATGTCATAATGTTGCATTTTGCGGGCTTTACAAACGCCGTAGCGGTGCTTGGCACGGCTCTAACCGAAAAACACCTGCCACTTTTAAAAAGAGATGATATAAACGTCGTGCTTTGCTTTGACGGCGACGCAGCGGGCATAAATGCGGCGATAAAGTCCTCTCATCTTTTAAGCCTGAACGAAATAGACGGTAGCGTCGTCATCATCGCAGGTGGAGCCGATCCTGCCGACATGGTCTTTGCAGGGCGGATAAAGGAGCTTGAGGAGCTTTTTGCTTCAGGTGTGGAGCTTGGAGAATTTTATATCCGTCAAATAGCCAAAAACTACGATCTAACGCGCCCCGTTCAAAAGCAAAAGTGCCTTGAAGAGATCGAGGCCTACACGAAAAATCTAAAAAATATCGTCGCTTCCAGCTATGCTCCGTTAGTCGCCAGCTTGCTTGGCATAGATATGAGTTCGTTCTCTTTAGGCGGCGTAAGGGCGCAAAACACACAGCCAAATAGCCAAAATTTCATAAATAGGCCTATCGCTCGCGCTCAAAAAGACATCCTTGAAATTTCGATCTTAAAGAGCATGCTTTTTAATGAAAATTTCGCTGCGATCGTGCTAGATACGATAGATGAGAAGTATTTTTTACATCATAAAGAGGGCTTTAGAGCGATCTTGTCTAACAGCGGCGAGAGCGATGAAATTTTACTGCGCGAGATCGAGCTTGACGAGAGTGCGATGGTAATTGGCGATGAGAAAAAGCTACTGTCGGCCATAGCAAATCTAAAGATAAAATTTTATGAAAATTTACAGCTTCACATCCGCTCTAGTAGCGACTCCGACAAGATAGAAAAGCTGCAAAAGATAGCCGCCATAATCAATAATCTAAAATTTCAGATCCGCAACTCATAG
- a CDS encoding AraC family transcriptional regulator, producing MGKIDEICKYLDAKFSSNGKIQSDIKELFIYRASVPTEFLTGVYEPALCMVFKGSKLAKVGNDFYEYDEQRYLLAATHIPAVAKIKGCPYLAITINFELEDILSVIESIGGAESKKGEFAGLALGAVDDELLEAVFKFIRLLERPNDAKFLAKLAIKEILYILLKGENGDFLRQYVMLETIENRVTRAAKEIKSNYAEAINIENLAKKLGISASSLYHNFKRITALSPLQFQKKIRLEEAKNLLINQNLEAAEAAFAVGYASPSQFNREYSRMFGMPPKAHVLAIAGA from the coding sequence ATGGGCAAGATAGATGAAATTTGCAAGTATTTGGACGCTAAATTTAGCTCAAACGGCAAGATACAAAGCGACATCAAAGAGCTATTTATCTACCGAGCAAGTGTGCCGACCGAGTTTTTAACTGGCGTTTACGAGCCGGCGCTTTGCATGGTTTTTAAAGGCTCAAAACTGGCCAAAGTCGGTAATGATTTTTACGAGTACGATGAGCAGCGCTATCTGCTAGCCGCTACGCATATCCCTGCCGTTGCGAAGATCAAAGGCTGCCCGTATCTAGCTATAACGATCAACTTTGAGCTAGAGGATATTTTAAGCGTGATCGAGAGCATTGGCGGCGCCGAGAGCAAAAAGGGCGAGTTTGCAGGGCTAGCTCTTGGGGCAGTAGATGATGAGCTGCTTGAAGCCGTATTTAAATTTATCCGTTTGCTAGAGCGCCCAAACGATGCTAAATTTTTAGCAAAGCTCGCGATAAAAGAAATTTTATACATACTCTTAAAGGGCGAAAACGGCGATTTCCTACGCCAATACGTAATGCTAGAAACTATAGAAAACCGCGTCACGCGCGCTGCTAAAGAGATAAAATCAAACTACGCCGAGGCAATAAATATCGAAAATTTAGCCAAAAAGCTCGGTATCAGCGCATCGTCGCTATATCATAACTTCAAGCGTATTACGGCGCTTAGTCCGCTTCAGTTTCAAAAAAAGATCCGCCTCGAAGAGGCAAAAAATCTCTTGATAAATCAAAATTTAGAGGCCGCAGAGGCCGCATTTGCCGTCGGTTACGCGAGCCCGTCGCAGTTTAATAGAGAGTACTCCAGGATGTTTGGCATGCCTCCTAAGGCGCACGTCTTAGCCATAGCTGGCGCTTAA
- a CDS encoding amidohydrolase — MDEIANRVLALKDELVADRRFFHSHPETGWFTFFTTAVIANRMRNLGYEVKLGREVVVPEARLGLGSKQQCEEAIKRARTLLNADEAKFLDAMEDGLTGLVATIDTGRKGKCIAYRFDIDCVDVTECGEDSHRPTKEGFSSDKPGCMHACGHDGHITMGLALAKLIKENLNDLNGKFKFIFQTAEEGTRGAVAMEKAGVLKGVDYLFGGHIGFQSTEPRALICGTKKLLATTKFDVKLTGRSAHAAGAPQEGANALLAAAQMALNMHGITRNAKGVTRINVGVLRAGEGRNVIAPNGYLACETRGETTELNEFMFNACKDIVDGVCKIYGVSSEITITGGTAGGDSSEEVTQIYYDAALASPFIDDDKIKRESDFSACEDFAHFMHAVQNSGGKSGYLMIGTSLKAGHHNAKFDFDEDSLMAGVDVFLRCAYALNSNK; from the coding sequence ATGGATGAGATCGCAAATAGGGTCTTGGCCCTAAAGGACGAGCTGGTAGCCGATCGACGCTTTTTCCACTCGCACCCGGAGACCGGCTGGTTCACGTTTTTCACGACCGCCGTCATCGCAAACAGGATGCGAAATTTAGGCTACGAGGTCAAGCTGGGGCGCGAGGTCGTCGTGCCGGAGGCTAGGCTAGGCCTTGGCAGTAAGCAACAGTGTGAGGAGGCGATAAAGCGCGCGCGAACGCTTTTAAACGCCGATGAGGCTAAATTTTTAGATGCTATGGAGGACGGACTGACCGGGCTTGTAGCCACTATCGATACGGGCAGGAAGGGGAAATGTATCGCTTATAGGTTCGACATCGACTGCGTCGATGTGACCGAGTGTGGCGAGGATAGTCATAGACCGACGAAAGAGGGCTTTAGCTCGGATAAACCCGGATGTATGCACGCTTGCGGACATGACGGACATATCACGATGGGGCTAGCGCTAGCTAAGCTCATAAAGGAAAATTTAAACGATCTAAACGGCAAATTTAAATTTATCTTTCAGACTGCAGAGGAGGGCACTAGAGGTGCTGTGGCGATGGAAAAGGCCGGAGTGCTGAAGGGGGTGGATTATCTCTTTGGCGGTCATATCGGCTTTCAATCGACCGAGCCGAGGGCTTTGATATGCGGTACTAAAAAGCTGCTGGCTACGACGAAATTTGACGTGAAGCTCACGGGTCGTTCGGCTCATGCGGCGGGTGCTCCTCAAGAGGGTGCAAACGCCTTGCTAGCTGCCGCTCAAATGGCTCTAAACATGCACGGCATCACTAGAAACGCAAAAGGCGTGACTCGCATAAACGTGGGTGTCTTGCGTGCGGGCGAAGGGCGCAACGTCATCGCTCCAAACGGCTATCTAGCGTGCGAGACTAGAGGCGAGACGACCGAGCTTAATGAATTTATGTTCAACGCTTGTAAAGACATAGTCGATGGCGTTTGTAAAATTTACGGCGTCAGCAGCGAGATAACCATAACTGGAGGCACGGCAGGCGGCGACAGTAGCGAAGAGGTGACGCAAATTTATTACGACGCGGCTTTGGCGTCGCCATTTATAGATGATGACAAGATCAAGCGCGAGTCTGATTTCAGCGCGTGCGAGGACTTCGCTCACTTTATGCACGCCGTGCAAAACAGCGGCGGCAAAAGCGGCTATCTGATGATAGGCACGAGCCTAAAAGCAGGCCATCATAACGCGAAATTCGACTTTGACGAGGACTCGCTGATGGCAGGGGTCGATGTATTTTTACGATGCGCTTATGCGCTAAATTCAAACAAATAA
- a CDS encoding aldo/keto reductase — MQYLTLNDGNKMPILGYGVYQVEPAEAQRCVEDAIGVGYRLIDTAQAYYNEEGVGAAVKTAIAGGVKREELFITTKLWISDVSEERALKAFEASMKKLGLDYLDLYLIHQPYSDTYGAWRAMSRLKKEGRIRSIGVSNFNAGQIMDFTINNEIKPAINQIECNPFHQQLAAQANLKELGIAMQSWAPFGEGRKDIFSNAVLKTIAQKQGRSVAQVILRWLVQRGIVVIPKSVSKERMAENFNIFDFSLSEADMQTIAGLDDGASLFFDHSDPQIVKMLNNFSR, encoded by the coding sequence ATGCAGTATTTAACATTAAACGACGGCAACAAAATGCCGATTTTAGGCTACGGAGTGTATCAGGTGGAGCCTGCAGAGGCTCAAAGGTGCGTTGAGGATGCGATTGGCGTGGGTTACCGTCTCATCGACACCGCACAGGCTTATTACAACGAAGAGGGCGTTGGCGCGGCGGTTAAAACGGCAATAGCCGGCGGCGTGAAACGCGAGGAGCTTTTTATCACCACAAAGCTTTGGATCAGTGACGTAAGCGAGGAACGGGCGCTAAAAGCCTTTGAAGCGTCGATGAAAAAGCTAGGGCTTGACTATCTCGATTTGTATCTCATCCATCAGCCATATAGCGACACTTACGGCGCGTGGCGAGCAATGAGTAGGCTTAAAAAAGAGGGCCGCATCCGCAGCATCGGCGTTAGCAACTTTAACGCGGGTCAAATTATGGACTTTACGATAAACAACGAGATAAAGCCCGCGATAAATCAGATCGAGTGCAATCCTTTTCACCAGCAGCTCGCAGCGCAGGCGAATTTAAAAGAGCTCGGTATCGCGATGCAAAGCTGGGCGCCGTTTGGCGAGGGCAGAAAGGATATATTTAGCAATGCGGTTCTAAAAACGATCGCACAAAAGCAAGGCAGAAGCGTGGCTCAAGTGATTTTACGCTGGCTCGTGCAGCGCGGTATCGTCGTCATACCAAAGAGCGTAAGCAAAGAGCGCATGGCGGAAAATTTCAATATATTTGACTTCTCGCTAAGCGAGGCGGATATGCAAACGATCGCAGGGCTAGACGATGGTGCGAGCCTATTTTTCGATCACAGCGATCCGCAGATAGTAAAGATGTTAAATAATTTTTCGAGATAA
- the dcuC gene encoding C4-dicarboxylate transporter DcuC, translating to MQTLKLILSVLGVIAVIYLLIKKRETKTVLIAVGLILCVVALKPMGALSAFTEYMTKAGLIKAICASMGFAFVMKYTKCDQHLVTLLTRPLRNIGFVLIPMTTILTYFINIAIPSAAGCSAVVGATLIPLLMASGVHPAMAGAAVLAGTFGGVLSPGSAHNIYVTDLVKKSVETYTVQDVIKVQIPSAFIALAIVLVVMMVMAVVFKDYTKGKNYMNESDAVQPEASEFKVNLIYALMPLVPLAILVVGGTELSKIELLKWTKMGVAEAMILGAIVTIVATLTNPEKITKEFFNGMGKAYADIMGIIIAAGVFVAGLKACGAIDVVIEWLKVDQSYVKFGGTFVPFIMGVVTGSGDAATFAFNQAVTIHAADLGFAQDKLGMAAAISGALGRSASPIAGAAIVCAGLAMVNPIQLAKRTFLGMLLSVVAIAFFVI from the coding sequence ATGCAGACTTTAAAGTTGATCTTATCGGTCTTAGGCGTCATCGCCGTCATATATCTTTTGATCAAAAAAAGAGAGACCAAAACCGTGCTTATAGCCGTGGGTCTGATACTTTGCGTAGTGGCGTTAAAGCCGATGGGTGCTCTGAGCGCATTTACCGAGTATATGACTAAAGCCGGGCTCATAAAGGCTATTTGCGCTAGCATGGGCTTTGCCTTTGTTATGAAATACACCAAATGCGACCAGCACCTTGTCACGCTGCTAACAAGACCGCTTAGAAATATCGGCTTTGTTTTGATACCGATGACTACGATACTGACGTATTTCATCAACATCGCGATACCTTCGGCCGCCGGCTGCTCGGCTGTCGTCGGAGCTACTCTCATACCTTTACTCATGGCTAGCGGCGTTCATCCTGCGATGGCTGGTGCAGCCGTGCTTGCCGGCACATTCGGCGGCGTTTTGAGCCCCGGCTCGGCTCACAACATCTATGTGACCGATCTAGTAAAGAAAAGCGTCGAGACCTACACCGTCCAAGACGTCATCAAGGTGCAAATTCCAAGTGCGTTTATCGCTCTTGCGATAGTTTTGGTCGTTATGATGGTGATGGCGGTCGTTTTTAAAGACTATACCAAAGGCAAAAACTATATGAACGAGAGCGATGCCGTCCAGCCTGAAGCCAGCGAATTTAAGGTAAATTTGATATATGCGCTCATGCCACTCGTTCCTTTGGCGATATTAGTCGTGGGCGGAACGGAGCTAAGTAAGATAGAGCTGCTCAAATGGACCAAAATGGGCGTGGCTGAGGCGATGATACTAGGCGCTATCGTCACTATCGTAGCGACTCTTACAAATCCAGAGAAGATAACGAAGGAATTTTTTAACGGCATGGGAAAAGCCTACGCCGACATCATGGGCATCATCATCGCAGCCGGGGTATTTGTCGCGGGACTAAAGGCTTGCGGAGCGATAGATGTGGTCATCGAGTGGCTAAAAGTCGATCAAAGCTATGTGAAATTCGGCGGTACTTTCGTGCCTTTCATCATGGGCGTAGTCACGGGCTCTGGCGATGCGGCTACATTTGCGTTCAACCAAGCCGTCACTATCCACGCAGCCGATCTTGGCTTTGCGCAAGATAAGCTTGGTATGGCGGCTGCTATTTCAGGAGCGCTTGGTAGGAGTGCATCGCCTATCGCGGGAGCTGCTATCGTGTGCGCCGGACTTGCCATGGTAAATCCTATCCAACTTGCGAAGCGAACGTTTTTAGGTATGCTGCTTTCAGTCGTAGCGATCGCATTTTTCGTTATCTAA
- a CDS encoding M20 family metallo-hydrolase gives MINRKRLQGEFEAISKFGALKGGGLTRLAFTKEDKQAREYLISLVKEAGFSLKEDAVGNIYAKFDDVSELNLPAVSVGSHVDSVPFGGFYDGTLGVMTGLEAMRAIKESGVKLKHPLELIVFCCEESSRFKMATIGSKIVSGKLPLSRLHELKDESGVSLYDAMRDFGLRPQNLADALLPKGTFHSYLELHIEQGPVLERQNIPVGIVTGIAAPIRYEILVRGRADHSGATPMNMRNDALVAASHIIIAAQNFARAKKTAVATIGYAQTKPGVLNVVPGEVRLGVDIRDIDKSDLEALDKELRAFVQDLSRELNFSYEIKELIKDTPVRLSDEVINLLENEAKSLGIKTLRLPSGAGHDAMNMPGIAKLVGMLFIPCKDGISHNINESINFDDAFKATEILAAAMIKLSQN, from the coding sequence ATGATAAATCGCAAGAGGCTTCAAGGCGAATTTGAAGCCATTTCTAAATTTGGCGCCTTAAAGGGCGGAGGACTGACGAGGCTTGCCTTCACAAAGGAGGACAAGCAGGCAAGAGAGTATCTGATATCGCTCGTCAAAGAGGCCGGTTTTAGCCTAAAAGAGGACGCGGTGGGCAACATTTACGCGAAATTTGACGACGTGAGCGAGCTGAATTTACCCGCCGTGAGCGTGGGCTCGCACGTAGATAGCGTGCCGTTTGGCGGCTTTTATGACGGCACGCTAGGTGTCATGACCGGACTTGAAGCCATGCGAGCGATCAAAGAAAGCGGTGTGAAGCTAAAGCACCCTCTTGAGCTCATCGTGTTTTGCTGCGAGGAGTCCAGTCGCTTTAAGATGGCGACCATAGGTAGTAAAATAGTAAGCGGCAAACTGCCTCTTTCAAGGCTGCACGAGCTAAAGGACGAGAGCGGCGTCTCGCTTTATGATGCGATGAGGGATTTTGGCTTAAGGCCACAAAATTTAGCCGATGCCTTGCTACCAAAGGGCACTTTTCACAGCTATCTCGAGCTTCACATCGAGCAAGGTCCGGTGCTAGAGAGGCAAAACATCCCCGTAGGCATAGTCACTGGTATCGCAGCGCCTATACGTTATGAGATTTTAGTGCGGGGCAGAGCCGATCATAGCGGCGCTACGCCTATGAATATGCGAAACGATGCGCTCGTGGCGGCCAGTCACATCATCATCGCCGCGCAAAATTTCGCCCGAGCTAAAAAGACTGCCGTAGCGACGATCGGCTACGCTCAGACAAAGCCCGGCGTTTTAAACGTCGTGCCGGGCGAAGTGAGGCTTGGCGTGGATATAAGAGACATCGATAAAAGCGATCTTGAGGCGCTTGATAAAGAGCTTAGAGCTTTCGTGCAAGATCTTTCGCGAGAGCTGAATTTTAGCTACGAGATAAAAGAGCTCATCAAAGATACGCCGGTAAGACTTAGCGACGAGGTCATAAATTTGCTCGAAAACGAGGCGAAAAGCCTAGGCATAAAGACGCTGAGGCTTCCAAGCGGAGCCGGGCATGACGCGATGAATATGCCGGGCATCGCAAAGCTTGTGGGCATGCTCTTCATCCCGTGCAAGGACGGCATCAGCCATAACATAAATGAGAGCATAAATTTCGATGATGCGTTCAAAGCGACTGAAATTTTAGCCGCTGCAATGATAAAACTATCACAAAACTAA
- a CDS encoding cupin domain-containing protein, with protein sequence MQEKQVLVKKENLAVYDKVSDKIFAGGLPKVTLLFAATPYANTGAALVHFPRGVRTAWHTHPAGQNLIVTQGKIYTGTADGIIQIARPGDVVLCPPGVKHWHGAGLHEDGEHIAVTFEKDGKNVTWLEHLSEDEYKSLVEKADESKK encoded by the coding sequence ATGCAAGAAAAGCAAGTTTTGGTTAAAAAGGAAAATCTCGCCGTTTATGATAAGGTGAGCGATAAAATTTTTGCAGGCGGACTGCCTAAAGTCACGCTACTTTTTGCTGCGACGCCTTACGCAAATACAGGAGCGGCGCTGGTGCATTTTCCGCGCGGAGTTCGCACGGCGTGGCATACGCATCCTGCGGGTCAAAATTTAATCGTAACGCAGGGTAAAATTTACACCGGTACGGCGGATGGGATCATACAAATCGCTCGTCCGGGCGACGTAGTGCTCTGCCCACCTGGCGTCAAACACTGGCACGGAGCCGGACTGCACGAAGACGGCGAGCATATCGCGGTAACCTTTGAAAAGGACGGCAAAAACGTAACGTGGCTTGAGCATCTAAGCGAGGATGAGTATAAAAGCCTCGTCGAAAAAGCGGACGAGTCAAAAAAGTAG